A genomic segment from Bacteroidota bacterium encodes:
- a CDS encoding membrane assembly protein AsmA: MKKFIKISGIVVLLLLAVMLLLPIIFKDKIIAKIKEEANKNLNAKLDFGEFDLTLISSFPDFKFTLNKLSIAGIKEFEGDTLIKTDKLLLNVNLMSVISGSQYKINSIVLDHPSIKAIVLKGGKANWDITKSDSTAVAETGESAPFKMSLKNFQIIEGTITYNDADMGFSTELKNLNHQLSGDFTADEFMLSTSTDIASFTMNYGGINYLSKVKTRILADFDANMPQFKFTLKNNEFSFNDLTFGLDGYFAMPKEDMDMDLKFNAKKADFKSFLSLIPGTYTQDFANVKTSGKLAFDGFVKGIYSEKTMPAFAVKINIDNAMFKYPSLPKSVNNIWIDVNIKNKDGVPDHTLIDINKFHVEMAENPVDMRMHIATPVSDPTIDGEIKGKVVLNSVKEFIPLEADQKLSGTLIADIALKGKMSSIEKKQYENFTAKGQLSIQDMDYKSKDTPYGINLKNAVLNFTPQQVELAQFDALLGKSDLRANGSMENFIAYALKDDMLKGRFNFQSTFLDLNELMGPEESTSTADTAASEMIEVPSNLDFTISAVLAKVLYDNMQLDAVSGTIKVKDAIASMENMKMNLLDGSLLMNGFYNTANLKKPLMDFDLSITDWDLPKTYKTFNTIEKLAPIAKYGTGKFSANVQLAAAMDNQLNIDLKSLSGYGKLQTKNVVISGFEPINKVADAIKMEKYKRLDLSNTNLSFKFKDGRVNIDPFDVKLASSKLTIAGSNGFDESIDYTMNFDIPRSEFGSQANAVVDGLISQANSKGANLSAGERVALAVLVGGTVSKPIIKTGLKNTAGGMIDNLKDQAKAELDKKKAELENQAKAEAEKLKAKAEAELEAQKSKAQAEFDRQKKEAEAKAKAEADRLKKEAEERAKKEAKDKLKGLFGK, translated from the coding sequence ATGAAAAAATTTATTAAAATTTCAGGTATTGTTGTACTCCTGCTTCTTGCCGTTATGCTGCTTTTGCCAATTATTTTTAAAGATAAAATTATAGCAAAAATTAAGGAAGAAGCTAATAAAAATTTAAATGCAAAATTAGATTTTGGGGAATTTGATTTGACGCTAATTAGTAGTTTTCCTGACTTCAAATTTACATTAAACAAGTTGAGCATTGCCGGTATTAAAGAGTTTGAAGGTGATACCTTAATCAAAACAGATAAACTATTGTTGAATGTGAATTTGATGAGTGTTATAAGTGGTAGTCAATATAAGATTAACAGCATTGTGCTTGACCATCCATCAATTAAAGCAATTGTTTTAAAGGGCGGGAAAGCCAATTGGGACATTACAAAATCTGATTCTACTGCTGTCGCTGAGACAGGAGAATCAGCTCCTTTTAAAATGAGCTTGAAAAATTTTCAAATCATTGAAGGAACAATTACTTACAATGATGCGGATATGGGATTTTCAACCGAATTGAAAAATTTAAATCATCAGCTATCCGGTGATTTTACTGCTGATGAATTTATGCTTTCAACTAGTACTGATATAGCCTCTTTTACGATGAATTATGGAGGAATCAATTATTTAAGCAAAGTTAAAACAAGAATTCTGGCTGATTTTGATGCCAACATGCCTCAATTTAAATTCACGTTAAAAAACAATGAATTTAGTTTTAATGATTTAACTTTTGGACTAGACGGATATTTCGCCATGCCTAAAGAAGACATGGATATGGATTTAAAGTTCAATGCAAAAAAAGCTGATTTCAAATCCTTTCTTTCTTTAATTCCGGGTACATATACCCAAGATTTTGCGAATGTCAAAACTTCCGGAAAACTTGCCTTTGACGGATTTGTAAAAGGTATTTATTCAGAAAAAACAATGCCTGCATTTGCTGTTAAAATAAACATTGATAACGCTATGTTCAAGTATCCTAGTTTACCAAAATCAGTAAACAATATTTGGATTGATGTGAACATTAAAAACAAAGATGGTGTACCTGACCATACCCTCATTGATATCAATAAGTTTCATGTTGAAATGGCTGAAAATCCTGTTGATATGCGCATGCACATTGCAACACCAGTGAGTGATCCAACTATTGATGGGGAAATAAAAGGAAAAGTTGTTTTGAATTCAGTGAAAGAATTTATTCCACTTGAAGCTGATCAAAAACTAAGTGGGACGCTCATTGCAGATATTGCCTTAAAAGGTAAAATGAGCAGTATCGAAAAAAAGCAATACGAAAACTTTACAGCAAAAGGGCAACTTTCGATTCAGGACATGGATTACAAAAGCAAGGATACTCCCTACGGCATTAACTTAAAAAATGCTGTTTTAAACTTTACACCACAGCAAGTTGAACTGGCTCAATTTGATGCTTTGCTTGGCAAAAGCGATTTACGTGCTAATGGAAGTATGGAAAATTTTATTGCTTACGCATTGAAAGATGATATGCTAAAAGGTCGTTTCAATTTTCAAAGTACCTTTCTAGATTTGAATGAATTAATGGGTCCCGAAGAATCGACAAGTACAGCTGATACAGCGGCATCTGAAATGATTGAAGTACCATCGAACCTTGATTTTACTATAAGTGCTGTACTTGCAAAAGTATTGTACGACAACATGCAGTTGGATGCTGTTTCGGGAACAATAAAAGTAAAAGATGCAATTGCTAGTATGGAAAATATGAAGATGAATCTTTTGGATGGAAGTTTATTAATGAATGGATTTTACAATACAGCTAATTTGAAAAAACCACTCATGGATTTCGATTTATCGATTACTGATTGGGACTTACCAAAAACTTACAAAACGTTTAATACCATTGAAAAGCTTGCGCCAATTGCAAAATATGGTACTGGTAAATTTTCGGCCAACGTGCAACTGGCTGCTGCCATGGATAATCAATTAAATATTGATTTGAAATCGCTAAGTGGTTATGGAAAACTTCAAACTAAAAATGTAGTAATTTCCGGCTTCGAACCTATAAACAAAGTGGCCGATGCAATTAAAATGGAAAAGTATAAACGTCTGGATTTAAGCAATACCAATTTATCGTTTAAGTTTAAAGATGGACGAGTAAACATTGATCCGTTTGATGTAAAATTGGCATCAAGCAAACTTACCATTGCGGGATCAAATGGCTTTGACGAAAGTATTGACTATACCATGAATTTTGATATTCCACGCAGTGAATTTGGAAGTCAGGCAAATGCTGTTGTAGATGGTTTGATTTCGCAAGCAAATTCAAAAGGGGCGAATTTAAGTGCAGGCGAACGTGTTGCTCTCGCTGTGTTAGTGGGAGGAACAGTAAGTAAACCGATAATAAAAACCGGCCTTAAAAATACAGCCGGAGGAATGATAGACAATTTAAAAGATCAGGCTAAAGCCGAATTGGATAAGAAAAAAGCAGAATTGGAAAATCAGGCTAAAGCCGAAGCCGAAAAATTGAAAGCGAAAGCCGAAGCTGAATTGGAAGCTCAAAAATCTAAAGCACAAGCCGAATTTGATCGTCAAAAAAAGGAAGCTGAAGCTAAGGCTAAAGCTGAAGCCGACCGACTGAAAAAGGAAGCTGAAGAGCGCGCTAAAAAAGAAGCGAAAGACAAACTAAAAGGATTGTTTGGAAAATAA
- the fdhD gene encoding formate dehydrogenase accessory sulfurtransferase FdhD: MVQSAIKQVKIKRITQSETEIIEDSVAVEEPLEIQLVYGVENQRLSTPISVTMRTPGNDVELALGFLVTEGILKSINEVEEAKQNSFDQNKVLVTLKTHVQPELKKLERNFYTSSSCGVCGKSSIEAVTIACERLPNDTILIGSDSIKQLAQTIRNEQNLFSSTGGIHASALVDLNGNFLFLREDVGRHNALDKLIGYALLKNMLPLNQHILVLSGRASFELLQKSAIAGIKIVVAIGAPSSLAIQLAHDFNITLIGFVKAERFNIYSGEQRIIS; the protein is encoded by the coding sequence ATGGTACAATCAGCTATCAAACAAGTAAAAATAAAACGCATAACCCAATCTGAAACTGAAATTATCGAAGATAGCGTGGCTGTTGAGGAACCACTCGAAATACAATTAGTATACGGAGTGGAGAATCAACGCTTGAGTACTCCGATATCGGTAACCATGCGCACACCCGGCAATGACGTAGAGTTGGCTTTAGGGTTTTTAGTTACTGAAGGTATTTTAAAAAGTATCAATGAAGTTGAAGAGGCAAAACAAAATAGCTTTGACCAAAATAAAGTTTTGGTGACCTTGAAAACTCATGTTCAGCCTGAATTAAAAAAATTAGAGCGAAATTTTTATACCAGTTCTAGTTGTGGTGTTTGTGGTAAATCATCTATCGAAGCAGTAACCATTGCTTGTGAAAGGCTGCCCAATGATACTATTTTGATAGGATCAGATAGTATTAAACAACTGGCTCAGACAATTCGAAATGAACAAAACCTTTTTAGCAGTACAGGTGGAATTCATGCTTCGGCTTTAGTTGATTTGAATGGAAATTTTCTTTTTTTGCGAGAAGATGTTGGCCGCCACAATGCCTTAGATAAATTAATTGGCTATGCTTTACTTAAGAATATGTTGCCATTGAATCAACACATTTTAGTGCTTAGTGGTAGAGCTAGTTTTGAACTTTTGCAAAAGTCTGCAATAGCTGGGATTAAGATAGTTGTGGCTATTGGAGCTCCTTCCAGTCTTGCTATTCAATTGGCACATGACTTTAATATTACCTTAATAGGATTCGTAAAAGCCGAACGATTCAATATTTACAGCGGTGAACAGCGTATTATAAGCTAA
- the lhgO gene encoding L-2-hydroxyglutarate oxidase, whose translation MENNKYDIIIVGGGIVGLAAAYKINTRFPLKRILVLEKENEVAAHQTGHNSGVIHSGIYYKPGSYKAKNCVDGRRELVMFAKEHKIAHDICGKIIVATEQSELAHMNKVYNNGIANDVEGLEIIDAKRIKEIEPYCEGISGIWVPCTGIIDYADVSRKYTELIRKKFAGSKVLTGHEVTAFEKHTDSTTVVTPKGNFSGKYIITCAGLQSDRIAKKEGTKSDAAIVGFRGDYYDLSEKGMKKVKNLIYPVPNPQFPFLGVHFTRMIHGGTECGPNAVFVFKREGYGKTDFSLKDTVDAFTFGGTWKFFKKHWRFGLDEYKGAFSKKLFLKRLHKLIPSLEMDDLVPGRAGVRAMALAPEGEMIDDFKIEKNGNAIHVLNAPSPAATASLAIGSAIEQMATEYFNLN comes from the coding sequence ATGGAAAACAATAAATACGATATAATTATTGTAGGAGGGGGAATCGTTGGCTTAGCGGCCGCTTATAAAATTAATACACGATTTCCATTAAAGCGAATTTTAGTGCTCGAAAAGGAAAACGAAGTAGCAGCGCACCAAACCGGACATAATTCAGGAGTTATACATTCGGGTATTTATTATAAACCGGGTAGTTACAAGGCAAAAAATTGTGTTGATGGACGACGAGAACTCGTAATGTTTGCCAAAGAGCATAAAATAGCACATGACATTTGCGGAAAAATTATTGTCGCTACAGAGCAAAGCGAATTGGCACATATGAATAAAGTGTATAATAATGGAATTGCCAATGATGTGGAAGGGCTTGAAATAATTGATGCTAAAAGAATTAAAGAAATTGAGCCTTATTGCGAAGGCATTTCCGGAATTTGGGTTCCCTGTACAGGAATCATTGATTATGCCGATGTTTCAAGAAAATATACCGAATTAATACGTAAAAAATTTGCTGGAAGTAAAGTACTAACAGGACATGAAGTTACTGCTTTTGAAAAGCATACTGATAGCACAACAGTTGTAACACCAAAAGGAAATTTTTCCGGTAAATACATCATTACTTGTGCAGGTTTACAAAGTGATCGAATTGCAAAAAAGGAAGGTACTAAGTCTGATGCAGCCATTGTGGGATTTAGAGGTGATTATTATGACCTTTCCGAGAAGGGTATGAAGAAGGTAAAGAATTTAATTTATCCAGTTCCTAATCCGCAATTCCCTTTCTTAGGCGTACATTTTACACGTATGATACACGGAGGCACTGAGTGTGGTCCAAATGCTGTTTTTGTTTTTAAACGTGAAGGTTATGGCAAAACTGATTTTTCGTTGAAAGATACAGTCGATGCATTTACATTTGGTGGTACTTGGAAATTTTTCAAAAAACATTGGCGCTTTGGTTTAGATGAATACAAGGGAGCATTTTCTAAGAAATTATTTTTAAAACGATTGCATAAATTGATTCCATCTTTAGAAATGGATGATTTGGTTCCAGGCCGTGCAGGTGTAAGAGCAATGGCTTTAGCACCAGAAGGCGAGATGATTGATGATTTTAAAATTGAAAAAAACGGAAATGCCATTCATGTACTTAATGCTCCTTCTCCTGCAGCCACTGCATCATTAGCTATTGGAAGTGCAATTGAACAGATGGCAACCGAGTATTTTAATTTAAATTAA
- a CDS encoding acyltransferase: MFNYFDFEDIRPYSAEEFASAWNRIKDHPTFHAALQYLFSEGDRKKIVADFPNFNSTSDFQLKIMHRAIRNILSQSSAGLSSGGFENIAPNVAYTFISNHRDIFLDSGILQILLVEHGHDTSEITFGNNLMVNQFLIDIGKVNKMFTVYRTGNRREIYDNSIRLSNYMRFAITSKKQSTWIAQRNGRTKNGWDETQVGLLKMLQVSKPENFEESFAELNIVPVSISYEFEPCDILKVRENYLSMQGNYTKSADEDVRSILAGVTENKGRVHLQLGQPLNRALPQIAQASDNMKALNNYMDAEISGGYQLFPTNYIAFDLLNTVNDNKSQYTVEQHDYFIHYMQEKLKLVQGDNATLQKLFLELYANPVANSRKFRPTELNSKSEVR, encoded by the coding sequence ATGTTTAATTATTTTGACTTTGAAGATATACGCCCTTATTCTGCCGAAGAATTTGCTTCTGCTTGGAATCGAATAAAGGATCATCCTACTTTTCATGCTGCACTTCAATACCTCTTTTCTGAAGGTGATCGAAAAAAAATAGTAGCAGATTTTCCCAATTTCAATTCAACCAGCGATTTTCAATTGAAAATAATGCATCGGGCAATTCGAAATATATTATCCCAATCAAGTGCAGGATTAAGTTCAGGAGGTTTTGAAAACATTGCGCCGAATGTAGCATATACCTTTATTTCCAATCACCGCGACATTTTTTTAGACTCTGGTATTTTACAAATATTATTGGTTGAACATGGACACGATACTAGTGAAATTACTTTCGGCAATAATTTAATGGTCAATCAATTTTTGATTGATATTGGCAAAGTAAATAAGATGTTTACTGTTTATCGAACCGGTAATCGGCGTGAAATTTATGATAACAGTATTCGGCTTTCAAATTATATGCGTTTTGCAATTACTAGTAAAAAGCAATCTACCTGGATTGCACAACGAAACGGACGAACAAAAAACGGTTGGGATGAAACACAGGTAGGTCTTTTAAAAATGTTGCAAGTGAGTAAACCCGAAAATTTTGAAGAAAGCTTTGCTGAGCTGAACATAGTTCCGGTAAGTATTTCATATGAGTTTGAGCCTTGTGACATATTAAAAGTAAGAGAAAATTATCTTTCGATGCAAGGTAATTATACTAAAAGTGCTGATGAAGATGTAAGGAGCATTTTAGCTGGAGTAACCGAAAATAAAGGTCGCGTGCATCTTCAATTGGGTCAACCTTTAAACAGAGCCTTACCTCAAATAGCACAAGCTTCTGATAATATGAAAGCGCTCAACAATTATATGGATGCTGAAATTAGTGGTGGCTATCAACTTTTTCCAACAAATTATATCGCATTTGACTTGCTAAATACTGTAAACGATAATAAATCGCAGTATACAGTTGAACAGCATGATTATTTTATTCATTACATGCAAGAAAAACTAAAGCTGGTGCAAGGAGATAATGCTACTTTACAAAAACTATTTCTTGAACTGTACGCTAACCCTGTAGCGAATTCCAGAAAATTTAGACCTACTGAGTTAAACAGTAAATCAGAAGTTCGGTAG
- a CDS encoding outer membrane lipoprotein carrier protein LolA yields MLKKITLVITAILLLSSAFTASAQIDEKAKKILDELSAKTKAFTSIIANFSYTIENKTEKTTETQEGKITIKGKKYRLEIANQIILNDTKFSYTILKDAKEIQKNVATNVGGKSSEDINPSNIFTMYENGFKYQFVKEEKQKSGAIHQVIKLFPTEAKKRNFHTVMLTIDKVKKQIVSIKILGKDGNDMTYNVKKFVTNSKVDDTVFAFNSKNYPGYEEIDLTQ; encoded by the coding sequence ATGTTAAAAAAAATCACCCTTGTTATTACTGCAATTCTTTTGCTTTCTTCTGCATTTACTGCAAGTGCACAGATTGATGAAAAAGCAAAGAAAATTTTGGATGAATTAAGTGCAAAAACTAAAGCATTTACATCAATAATTGCCAATTTCTCATACACCATTGAAAATAAAACAGAGAAAACAACTGAAACACAGGAAGGAAAGATTACTATTAAAGGGAAAAAATATCGTCTCGAAATTGCCAATCAAATTATATTAAATGACACTAAATTCAGCTATACCATCTTAAAAGATGCGAAAGAAATACAAAAAAATGTAGCTACGAATGTTGGTGGAAAATCAAGTGAAGATATAAATCCAAGTAACATATTTACGATGTATGAAAACGGATTTAAGTACCAGTTTGTAAAAGAAGAAAAACAAAAGTCAGGCGCTATACACCAGGTAATAAAATTATTTCCAACAGAAGCTAAAAAAAGAAATTTTCATACCGTAATGCTAACGATAGATAAAGTTAAAAAGCAAATTGTATCGATTAAAATTTTAGGGAAAGATGGTAATGACATGACCTATAACGTGAAGAAATTTGTTACCAATTCCAAAGTAGATGATACCGTTTTTGCTTTCAACAGTAAAAACTATCCGGGTTATGAAGAAATTGATTTAACTCAATAA
- a CDS encoding DNA translocase FtsK: protein MAEAKEKAAKNSPVAQEENSEIKKTKKLKKEEAVPTTSTSSPLKSFVRFLKDERTHRVTGLVFFLFSLYLFIAQLSYIFTWKNDQDKVMGSWWQLLTDNQLKVENWLGKMGAIVSHQFIYNWFGISSFIFCYVFFLAGIRILLKRKILPFRKSLRISFFALLWISVTCSFIFTNPSYLYLGGSFGYFSNLWLSGILGTIGAGLFIVACAIAFLIVSNNLTFSPKVKSVETAKNEPKIATEIKNNLPETEAETEPINVHKNIVERIKSKKNAPKIETEFTFSSTGLIPEVSDVPNKDFLELSLDENASLTATSQQKQVVEELTMEVVVPETSPTIETSIDNVPFVLEEKPITVTDEITAESIIAELPLEDYDPTLELSSFQFPPVELLEKHGSDTITINNEELQANKNKILETLKNYSIDIEKIKATIGPTVTLYEIIPAAGVRISKIKNLEDDIALSLSALGIRIIAPIPGKGTIGIEVPNQKPETVSMRSIIDSDKFKNSTFDLPIALGKTISNDIFITDLAKMPHLLMAGATGQGKSVGLNAILVSLLYKKHPSQLKFVLVDPKKVELTLFNTIERHYLAKLPDSAESIITDTKKVINTLNSLCIEMDQRYDLLKDAAVRNLKEYNAKFISRKLLPTNGHKFLPYIVLVVDEFADLIMTAGKEVETPIARLAQLARAIGIHLIIATQRPSVNIITGTIKANFPARIAFRVSSKIDSRTILDSGGADQLIGRGDMLLSTGNDLIRIQCAFVDTPEVDKITEFIGSQRGYPDAFLLPEYIDETATGGNEDFDPSERDALFAEAAKLIVQHQQGSTSLIQRRLKLGYNRAGRIIDQLEAAGVIGPFEGSKARQVLIRDENSLEQLLNP, encoded by the coding sequence ATGGCAGAAGCGAAAGAAAAAGCAGCCAAAAACTCCCCTGTTGCTCAGGAGGAAAATAGTGAAATTAAAAAAACAAAGAAGCTAAAAAAGGAGGAAGCTGTTCCAACTACTTCAACTTCCTCTCCTTTAAAATCGTTTGTACGGTTCTTAAAGGATGAACGCACACATCGGGTAACCGGATTGGTGTTTTTTTTATTTTCATTGTATCTATTTATAGCGCAACTATCCTATATTTTTACCTGGAAAAACGATCAGGATAAGGTGATGGGATCCTGGTGGCAATTGCTTACCGATAACCAACTAAAGGTAGAAAATTGGTTAGGAAAAATGGGAGCAATTGTTTCACATCAATTTATCTATAACTGGTTTGGAATATCCTCATTTATTTTTTGTTATGTATTTTTTCTAGCCGGTATTCGCATTTTACTAAAAAGGAAAATACTGCCTTTTCGTAAATCTTTGCGCATTTCGTTTTTTGCTTTGCTATGGATTTCAGTAACCTGTTCATTTATATTTACTAACCCTTCCTATCTTTATTTGGGAGGTAGTTTTGGATATTTCAGCAATTTATGGTTAAGTGGGATTTTGGGAACAATTGGAGCCGGGTTATTTATTGTTGCCTGTGCTATTGCCTTTTTAATTGTAAGTAATAACTTAACTTTTTCGCCAAAAGTTAAATCGGTTGAAACGGCTAAAAATGAACCAAAAATTGCCACTGAAATAAAAAACAATCTACCTGAAACTGAAGCTGAAACTGAACCGATTAATGTGCATAAAAACATTGTTGAACGTATAAAAAGTAAAAAGAATGCACCAAAAATTGAAACCGAATTTACGTTTTCATCAACAGGATTAATACCGGAAGTTTCTGATGTACCGAATAAAGATTTTCTGGAATTAAGTCTCGATGAGAATGCCAGTTTGACTGCTACATCGCAACAAAAACAGGTAGTTGAAGAATTAACGATGGAAGTAGTTGTGCCTGAAACAAGTCCTACCATTGAAACTTCAATTGATAATGTTCCTTTTGTTTTGGAGGAAAAGCCAATTACTGTTACTGATGAAATTACAGCCGAATCCATAATAGCAGAGCTTCCTTTGGAAGACTATGACCCGACTTTAGAGCTTTCTTCTTTTCAGTTTCCGCCTGTAGAATTGCTTGAAAAACATGGTAGCGATACCATCACGATCAACAATGAAGAGCTTCAAGCCAATAAAAATAAAATTCTTGAAACGCTTAAAAATTACAGCATTGATATTGAAAAAATTAAAGCAACCATTGGCCCAACAGTTACTTTATATGAAATAATTCCGGCAGCAGGTGTACGTATTTCGAAAATTAAAAATCTGGAAGACGATATTGCTCTCAGCTTGTCAGCACTTGGTATTCGTATTATTGCACCTATTCCCGGCAAAGGTACTATTGGTATTGAAGTACCGAATCAAAAGCCCGAAACGGTTTCGATGCGCTCCATTATTGATTCGGATAAGTTTAAAAACAGCACATTCGATTTACCAATAGCGCTGGGAAAAACTATCAGCAATGATATATTTATAACTGATTTAGCAAAAATGCCACACTTACTTATGGCCGGAGCTACCGGACAAGGAAAATCGGTAGGTTTAAATGCTATATTGGTTTCATTGCTTTACAAAAAACATCCTTCACAGTTGAAATTTGTGCTGGTTGATCCCAAAAAAGTAGAGTTAACACTATTCAATACAATTGAACGCCATTATCTTGCTAAGCTTCCTGACTCTGCAGAATCGATAATTACCGATACCAAAAAAGTAATTAATACTTTAAATTCACTTTGCATTGAGATGGATCAGCGCTATGATTTATTGAAAGATGCAGCAGTTAGAAATTTAAAGGAATATAATGCAAAATTTATTTCTCGAAAACTACTTCCAACCAATGGACATAAATTTTTGCCATATATAGTTTTAGTTGTTGATGAGTTTGCTGATTTAATTATGACAGCAGGAAAAGAAGTTGAAACTCCGATTGCACGTCTTGCGCAACTAGCCAGAGCAATTGGTATACACTTAATCATTGCAACCCAACGTCCATCCGTAAATATTATAACAGGTACAATTAAGGCCAACTTCCCTGCACGTATTGCTTTTAGGGTAAGTTCCAAAATTGATAGCCGTACCATTCTTGATTCAGGAGGTGCTGACCAGTTAATTGGTCGCGGTGATATGTTATTAAGTACCGGAAATGACTTAATTCGTATACAATGTGCATTTGTGGATACTCCTGAAGTGGATAAAATAACCGAATTTATTGGTTCACAGCGTGGTTATCCGGATGCCTTTTTGTTACCTGAATACATTGATGAAACAGCCACCGGCGGAAACGAAGATTTTGACCCATCGGAGCGAGATGCTTTATTTGCTGAAGCTGCAAAACTAATAGTGCAGCATCAACAAGGAAGTACCTCACTTATTCAACGACGTTTAAAGCTAGGCTATAACCGAGCCGGGCGAATTATAGACCAACTTGAAGCTGCAGGTGTAATTGGACCATTTGAAGGAAGTAAGGCTCGTCAGGTATTAATTCGTGATGAAAATAGTTTGGAACAATTATTGAATCCTTAA
- a CDS encoding arginine decarboxylase, whose translation MQSKYSDLIHQTFDFPQEPFKVVDDELYFNDIPLMEIIKKYGTPLKISYLPKISSQIQKAKRLFNVAIAKADYKGTYSYCYCTKSSHFSFVLDEALKNNVHLETSSAFDIPIIKNLYQNQKINKDTFIICNGYKRPTYTQYIAELINDGFKNVIPVLDNKNEILAYEKSVKGKCKLGIRIAAEEEPNYEFYTSRLGIRYKDILDFYIQKIKPNAKFELKMLHFFVNKGIRDTSYYWTELTKCINVYCELKKVCPELDSLDIGGGFPIKTSLSFDYDYEYMAEQIVQHIKKICEEKEVAEPNIFTEFGSFTVGESGAVLYSTVEQKQQNDSEIWNMIDSSFITTLPDTWGIKQRFILLAINNWDKDYERVNLGGLTCDGDDYYNAESNVNQIFLPKLEKKNTQYLGFFHTGAYQESIGGYGGIQHCLIPAPKHVIVDLDENGELITRLFAKEQSYKSMLKILGY comes from the coding sequence ATGCAAAGCAAGTATAGCGATTTAATTCATCAAACATTTGACTTTCCACAAGAACCTTTTAAAGTTGTGGACGATGAACTTTATTTTAATGACATCCCTTTAATGGAAATCATTAAAAAATACGGTACCCCGTTAAAAATCTCCTACCTGCCTAAAATAAGTTCGCAAATTCAAAAAGCGAAAAGACTTTTTAATGTTGCCATTGCTAAAGCCGATTACAAAGGAACTTATAGTTATTGCTACTGCACCAAAAGTTCGCACTTTTCGTTTGTTCTTGATGAAGCATTAAAAAACAATGTTCACCTCGAAACCTCTTCTGCTTTTGACATACCTATCATTAAAAATTTATATCAAAATCAAAAGATAAACAAAGATACATTTATTATTTGTAACGGTTACAAACGCCCTACCTACACGCAATACATTGCTGAATTAATCAATGATGGATTCAAGAATGTGATTCCGGTACTTGATAATAAAAATGAAATACTGGCCTACGAAAAATCAGTAAAAGGAAAGTGCAAACTTGGAATTCGAATCGCTGCCGAAGAAGAACCAAATTATGAATTTTACACCTCACGATTAGGTATACGCTATAAAGACATTCTTGATTTTTATATCCAAAAAATAAAACCGAATGCAAAGTTTGAGTTAAAAATGCTGCACTTTTTCGTAAACAAAGGCATTCGCGATACTTCTTATTACTGGACTGAATTAACCAAATGCATTAATGTTTACTGTGAGTTAAAAAAAGTTTGCCCCGAACTCGATTCACTGGATATAGGCGGCGGATTTCCTATTAAAACTTCATTGAGCTTTGACTACGACTACGAATACATGGCAGAACAAATAGTTCAACACATTAAAAAAATATGTGAAGAAAAAGAAGTCGCTGAACCGAATATTTTTACTGAGTTTGGAAGCTTTACTGTTGGCGAAAGTGGCGCTGTTCTGTATTCAACAGTTGAACAAAAACAGCAAAACGACAGTGAAATTTGGAACATGATTGACAGTTCGTTTATCACCACCCTTCCTGATACTTGGGGTATAAAACAACGCTTTATTTTATTGGCAATTAATAATTGGGATAAGGATTATGAGCGCGTTAACTTAGGTGGACTCACTTGTGATGGCGATGATTATTACAATGCCGAATCAAATGTAAATCAGATTTTTTTACCCAAGCTTGAAAAGAAAAATACACAATACCTTGGCTTTTTCCATACCGGCGCTTACCAGGAATCAATTGGCGGCTACGGAGGAATTCAACATTGCCTAATTCCTGCACCTAAGCATGTAATAGTTGATTTGGATGAAAACGGTGAGCTAATTACCCGACTTTTTGCAAAGGAACAAAGTTATAAATCGATGCTTAAAATTTTAGGCTACTAG